A genomic region of Anaerolineales bacterium contains the following coding sequences:
- a CDS encoding deoxynucleoside kinase — protein sequence MYIAIEGVIGVGKTTLARMLQQRFAAELRLEVFDENPFLSDFYGDRARYAFQTQIFFLLSRYHQQNSFMPEILTQGKNLITDYTFAKDALFARINLVGDELDMYYKVHDALAEKIQLPELIVYLQASTDVLMQRIARRDRPYERQMERAYIDTLNTEYESFFDDFFKGVPVLRIPTDALDIVSSPAAQDHVEQAIRQALAQAPRQTQLPLD from the coding sequence ATGTATATTGCCATCGAAGGTGTCATCGGTGTGGGCAAAACCACACTGGCGCGCATGCTGCAGCAGCGCTTTGCGGCAGAACTGCGCCTCGAGGTCTTTGACGAAAATCCGTTCCTATCTGATTTCTACGGCGATCGGGCGCGCTATGCCTTTCAGACCCAGATCTTCTTTTTGCTCAGCCGCTACCACCAGCAAAACAGCTTTATGCCCGAGATTTTGACGCAAGGCAAGAACTTGATCACTGATTACACCTTCGCCAAGGATGCCTTGTTTGCGCGCATCAACCTGGTGGGGGACGAGCTGGACATGTATTACAAGGTGCACGATGCGCTGGCGGAGAAGATCCAACTGCCTGAGCTGATCGTTTACCTACAAGCCTCCACGGATGTGTTGATGCAGCGCATCGCCCGGCGTGATCGTCCCTACGAGCGCCAAATGGAACGCGCCTATATCGACACCCTCAACACAGAGTACGAGAGCTTTTTTGACGATTTTTTCAAGGGCGTGCCGGTGTTACGCATCCCAACGGATGCGCTGGATATTGTCAGCAGCCCTGCGGCGCAAGACCATGTAGAACAGGCCATTCGCCAGGCGTTAGCCCAGGCTCCCCGCCAGACGCAGTTACCGCTCGACTAA
- a CDS encoding YchF family ATPase, with protein sequence MKLGIIGLPQAGKTTIFNALTHSNRPLAMSAGRIEVTTAVVDVPDERLLKLAALFSSKKIVHAQISFADVAGMGSSEAGQGLSGQLLNALSGMDGLLIVLRAFEDDSVAHPALTVDAARDLRSIEDELLLNDLIIVERKLQKLKEERSKGGRDIAALDRQIAHFEKLHAALSDNKPLRVAGLTEDEQTASAGIGLLTLKPILAVVNLGEGQDQPAFDTLLPVLALQGKLEMELAQLPADEQSMFLQEYGLQEPGSLRIIRAAYDLMDTQTFYTVGEPEAHAWMLRKHASALDAAGAIHSDIARGFIRAEIVAGDELLELGGMAQARDKGRLRLEGKEYKMADGDIINVRFNV encoded by the coding sequence ATGAAGTTAGGCATCATTGGCCTGCCGCAGGCCGGCAAGACCACTATTTTTAACGCCCTCACCCACAGCAATCGCCCGCTCGCCATGAGCGCCGGGCGCATTGAAGTCACCACCGCGGTGGTAGACGTGCCCGATGAGCGCCTACTCAAGCTGGCGGCGCTGTTCAGCTCCAAGAAGATCGTGCACGCCCAGATATCCTTTGCGGATGTGGCCGGCATGGGCTCCAGCGAGGCGGGCCAGGGACTCAGCGGCCAACTGCTGAACGCGCTGAGCGGCATGGATGGCTTGCTCATTGTGCTACGTGCCTTTGAGGATGATAGCGTGGCGCACCCGGCGCTCACCGTGGACGCGGCGCGTGACCTGCGCTCGATCGAAGACGAGCTGCTGCTGAATGACCTGATCATCGTGGAGCGCAAGCTGCAGAAGCTCAAGGAAGAGCGCAGCAAAGGCGGCCGCGATATTGCTGCCCTGGACCGCCAGATCGCGCATTTCGAGAAATTGCACGCCGCCCTATCAGATAACAAGCCGCTGCGCGTCGCCGGCCTGACGGAAGACGAACAGACCGCTAGCGCCGGCATCGGCCTGCTGACCCTGAAGCCGATCCTGGCCGTGGTCAACCTGGGCGAAGGCCAGGATCAGCCCGCCTTCGATACCCTGCTGCCGGTGCTCGCCCTGCAAGGGAAGCTGGAGATGGAGCTGGCGCAGCTGCCCGCCGATGAGCAGTCCATGTTCCTGCAAGAATATGGCTTGCAAGAGCCCGGCTCGCTGCGCATCATCCGTGCCGCCTATGATTTGATGGACACGCAGACCTTCTACACCGTCGGCGAGCCCGAAGCACACGCCTGGATGCTGCGCAAGCACGCCAGCGCCCTGGATGCTGCCGGCGCCATCCACTCCGATATTGCCCGCGGCTTCATCCGCGCTGAGATCGTGGCCGGCGATGAGCTCCTCGAGCTCGGCGGTATGGCGCAAGCGCGTGACAAGGGCCGCCTGCGCCTGGAGGGCAAGGAGTACAAGATGGCCGACGGCGACATCATCAATGTTAGGTTTAATGTGTGA
- a CDS encoding ABC transporter permease subunit has translation MKKIAVLVGKEWAEVFRNKLVIFSVVFMPLVFALIPLGLLYASSGAEVSTIESEFGPLISQLKAACGPLEGLECTQLLLLQQFLVLFLMMPAIIPITIASYSIVGEKSTRTLEPLLATPITTGQLLAGKAIAAALPALLASLASFAIFAIGTSVIAGSAVAGRLLSALWLVGIFVVGPLLSLTGVSLAIMISSRVNDPRAAEQLAGLLVLPVTALFIGQMVGVVALDQSILLTIAGALVFVDLALLYFAIRLFQRETILTRWK, from the coding sequence ATGAAAAAGATCGCCGTCCTGGTTGGCAAGGAATGGGCTGAAGTCTTTCGCAATAAGCTGGTGATCTTTAGCGTGGTATTCATGCCGCTGGTGTTTGCACTCATCCCTTTGGGCCTCCTGTATGCCTCTTCAGGCGCAGAGGTAAGCACGATTGAGTCAGAGTTCGGCCCATTGATCAGCCAGCTAAAGGCCGCATGTGGCCCTTTGGAAGGGCTGGAATGCACGCAGCTTTTGCTTTTGCAACAGTTCCTGGTGCTGTTCCTGATGATGCCTGCCATCATTCCGATCACGATCGCCTCGTACAGCATTGTGGGCGAGAAGTCTACGCGCACCCTCGAGCCACTGCTCGCCACGCCGATCACTACCGGGCAACTGCTGGCCGGGAAAGCCATCGCCGCGGCGCTGCCGGCTTTGCTGGCCAGCCTGGCAAGTTTTGCCATCTTCGCAATTGGCACCTCAGTCATTGCGGGCAGTGCAGTGGCCGGCCGCCTGCTCTCGGCGCTATGGCTGGTGGGCATCTTTGTCGTCGGCCCGCTGCTCTCGCTCACCGGGGTGAGCCTGGCGATCATGATCTCCTCGCGCGTGAACGATCCGCGGGCCGCTGAGCAACTGGCGGGCTTGCTGGTACTGCCGGTCACGGCCCTATTCATTGGGCAGATGGTAGGCGTGGTAGCGCTCGATCAATCGATCCTGCTCACCATCGCGGGCGCATTGGTGTTTGTAGATCTCGCGTTGCTGTACTTTGCTATTCGCTTGTTCCAGCGTGAAACGATTTTGACGCGATGGAAGTAA
- a CDS encoding O-methyltransferase, with product MSLRDVLMQLPKPVQERMAYLEQRDQQDRQDGTAKHKRLRQIPPETGMLLALLASSAPEGPLLEVGTSAGYSALWISQAIQRPGVQLVTFELLPDKAELAAETFEKAQIGNKVQLVRGDARGHLASYNEIGFAFIDCEKEMYPELYEAIVPRLAAGGLLVADNAISHAQEMDAFLQHALDDARVRATVLPVGKGLLVCVKREMS from the coding sequence ATGAGCCTGCGCGATGTGCTGATGCAGTTGCCCAAGCCGGTGCAAGAGCGCATGGCCTACCTGGAGCAGCGCGACCAGCAAGACCGCCAGGATGGCACGGCCAAACATAAGCGCCTGCGCCAGATCCCACCCGAAACGGGTATGTTGCTGGCGCTGCTGGCGAGCAGTGCCCCTGAGGGGCCACTCCTGGAAGTCGGCACCAGTGCCGGTTATTCTGCCTTGTGGATCAGCCAAGCGATCCAGCGCCCCGGCGTGCAACTGGTGACCTTTGAATTGCTGCCGGATAAAGCCGAGCTGGCCGCCGAAACCTTTGAAAAGGCCCAGATCGGCAACAAGGTGCAATTGGTGCGCGGCGATGCCCGCGGCCATCTCGCTAGCTATAACGAGATCGGCTTTGCCTTTATTGACTGCGAAAAAGAAATGTATCCTGAGTTGTATGAAGCCATCGTGCCGCGGCTGGCTGCAGGCGGCCTGCTGGTGGCCGATAACGCCATCAGCCACGCCCAGGAAATGGACGCGTTTCTGCAGCACGCGCTGGATGACGCCCGCGTGCGCGCCACGGTCTTACCCGTGGGCAAGGGCTTGCTAGTGTGCGTAAAACGGGAGATGTCATGA
- a CDS encoding site-specific DNA-methyltransferase has translation MPRDATLPLNTILHGDCLDELAKLPANSVDLVFADPPYNLQLGGELRRPNNSKVRGVQEAWDRFDDFAAYDEFTRAWLAACRRVLKPTGTLWVIGSYHNIHRVGNVLQDLGYWLLNSIVWVKANPTPNFRGTRFTNAHETLLWAQKEHGAPYTFNYHAMKSLNEEKQMRSDWLLPIASGGERLRADGESAHPTQKPESLLYRVLLSSSNPGDVVLDPFFGSGTTGAVAKRLHRNWIGIERDANYVRIARRRIGQIEPVAYENELFESYEPRREPRVPFGNLLEAGLLEAGQRLYLGEKGRESARILADGSLKFNGRRGSIHQLAKDALDGPANGWQHWYYNDPHSGQRRPIDDLRQRLRQATKVK, from the coding sequence ATGCCTCGCGATGCAACGTTGCCCCTCAACACCATCCTCCACGGCGATTGTCTGGATGAGCTTGCTAAGCTCCCCGCCAACTCAGTAGACCTCGTCTTCGCTGACCCGCCCTACAACCTGCAGCTCGGCGGTGAGCTGCGCCGCCCCAACAACAGCAAGGTGCGCGGTGTGCAGGAGGCCTGGGACCGCTTCGATGACTTCGCCGCCTACGATGAGTTCACGCGTGCCTGGCTGGCCGCCTGCCGCCGCGTGCTGAAGCCAACCGGCACCCTGTGGGTCATCGGCAGCTATCACAACATCCACCGCGTCGGCAACGTACTGCAAGACCTGGGCTACTGGCTGCTCAACTCCATCGTGTGGGTCAAAGCCAACCCCACGCCCAACTTCCGCGGCACGCGCTTCACCAACGCCCACGAGACGCTGCTGTGGGCGCAGAAGGAGCACGGCGCGCCCTACACCTTCAACTATCACGCCATGAAATCGCTCAACGAGGAGAAGCAGATGCGCAGCGATTGGCTGCTGCCCATCGCCTCCGGCGGTGAGCGCCTGCGTGCCGATGGAGAGTCGGCCCACCCGACCCAGAAGCCAGAATCGCTGCTCTATCGCGTGCTGCTCTCCAGCTCGAATCCAGGTGACGTCGTGCTCGACCCCTTTTTCGGCTCCGGCACCACCGGCGCCGTGGCCAAGCGCCTGCACCGTAACTGGATCGGTATTGAGCGCGATGCCAACTACGTCCGCATCGCCCGCCGCCGCATCGGCCAGATTGAGCCGGTGGCCTACGAGAATGAGCTATTCGAATCCTACGAGCCGCGCCGTGAACCGCGTGTGCCCTTTGGCAACCTGCTCGAGGCTGGCCTGCTGGAAGCTGGCCAGCGCCTCTACCTGGGCGAGAAGGGCCGCGAGAGCGCCCGCATCCTCGCCGACGGCTCACTCAAGTTCAACGGCCGCCGCGGCTCCATCCACCAGCTCGCCAAAGACGCGCTGGATGGCCCGGCCAACGGCTGGCAGCACTGGTACTACAATGACCCGCATAGCGGCCAGCGCCGCCCGATCGACGACCTGCGCCAGCGCCTGCGTCAGGCGACAAAAGTGAAGTAA
- the gatB gene encoding Asp-tRNA(Asn)/Glu-tRNA(Gln) amidotransferase subunit GatB, with translation MTLRYQPVIGLEVHAVLETRSKMFCSCPVVDSTVGEPNIAVCPVCAGMPGMLPVINQAAVEYALRVALALNCSINLTSIFARKSYFYPDLPKGFQISQYEQPLAQNGWLDIETADGPQRVAIRRVHMEEDTGKLTHIHKEGQRYSLVDLNRSGVPLLEIVTEPELHSVEAVRNCAYALRSILRYVGVNSGNLEKGLMRIEPNISIRPLGSTEFGTRAEIKNLNSFRSLERATAYELARQEQLVEAGGHVQQQTMGWDDDRGTTVPQRSKEFAEDYRYFPEPDLPPLVLEAAWVEQVRQALPELPHARRQRFVSAYGLKAYDADVLVAERAVADFYEAAVAAAQTADAKLVANWLTGPLFGLINESHLDINELRFDAAQLAALCDLIAGGAVNAAGAREVLDVLFAEGGAPATIVAARGLQQISDPGQLRSWVSEVLAQHPEQAAAYLAGNAPLFNFLFGQVMQKAGGKANPAAVRSELQAQLNAEAS, from the coding sequence ATGACGCTTCGCTACCAACCCGTGATCGGCCTTGAAGTGCATGCAGTGCTGGAAACGCGCAGCAAGATGTTTTGCAGTTGCCCGGTGGTGGATTCCACCGTGGGCGAGCCCAACATCGCCGTGTGCCCGGTCTGCGCTGGCATGCCCGGCATGCTACCGGTGATCAACCAGGCGGCAGTGGAGTATGCGCTGCGCGTAGCACTGGCTTTGAATTGCAGCATCAACCTCACCAGTATCTTTGCGCGCAAGAGCTACTTCTACCCTGATCTGCCCAAGGGTTTTCAGATCTCACAATACGAGCAGCCATTGGCCCAAAACGGCTGGCTGGATATCGAAACCGCCGATGGCCCGCAGCGTGTGGCGATTCGCCGCGTGCATATGGAAGAAGACACCGGCAAACTGACCCATATCCACAAAGAGGGCCAGCGGTATTCGTTGGTGGATCTAAATCGCAGCGGTGTACCTCTGCTGGAAATTGTCACTGAGCCCGAGCTGCATTCCGTAGAGGCTGTGCGCAATTGCGCCTATGCCCTGCGCAGCATCTTGCGTTATGTGGGCGTGAATTCAGGTAATCTGGAGAAAGGCTTGATGCGCATTGAGCCCAATATCTCCATTCGCCCCTTGGGCAGCACAGAGTTTGGCACACGAGCCGAGATCAAAAACCTCAATAGCTTCCGCTCACTAGAGCGCGCCACGGCCTATGAGCTGGCGCGCCAGGAGCAGTTGGTCGAAGCGGGCGGCCATGTGCAACAGCAGACGATGGGTTGGGATGATGATCGCGGCACCACCGTGCCCCAACGCTCCAAAGAATTTGCCGAAGATTACCGCTACTTTCCTGAGCCGGATCTGCCGCCGCTGGTGCTGGAAGCGGCCTGGGTAGAGCAGGTGCGCCAAGCCTTGCCTGAGCTGCCGCATGCACGCCGCCAGCGCTTTGTGAGCGCGTATGGCTTGAAGGCGTATGACGCCGATGTGCTGGTGGCCGAGCGTGCCGTGGCCGATTTTTACGAAGCTGCCGTGGCCGCCGCCCAAACGGCCGATGCCAAACTGGTGGCCAACTGGCTTACTGGCCCCTTGTTTGGCCTGATCAACGAAAGCCATCTCGATATCAATGAATTGCGTTTCGACGCGGCCCAGTTGGCCGCGCTGTGTGACCTGATCGCCGGGGGCGCGGTGAATGCCGCCGGCGCACGCGAGGTGCTGGACGTGCTGTTTGCCGAAGGGGGCGCCCCGGCGACGATCGTTGCCGCCCGCGGCTTGCAACAGATCTCCGACCCTGGCCAATTGCGCAGTTGGGTGAGCGAAGTGCTGGCGCAGCACCCTGAGCAGGCCGCCGCCTACCTGGCCGGCAATGCTCCCCTGTTCAACTTCTTATTTGGGCAGGTGATGCAAAAAGCGGGCGGCAAAGCCAACCCCGCCGCTGTACGTAGCGAGCTCCAAGCTCAACTGAACGCGGAGGCAAGCTAA
- a CDS encoding molybdopterin-dependent oxidoreductase gives MFDLSKDRREEEARVRSEGRLPPGQSLTQKFPVLHYGPVPRFDPQTWDLRVWGEVETEQRWSWDEFRKLPRRKVVMDLHCVTRWSKFDTEWEGVALKDLVAAGLIKLKPSAKHLLQHAEYGFTVNIPIEVALADNFLLADTFNGQSLDPDHGLPLRGIVGYLRGREDLETPYLWKGAKWLRGLEFLAEDQQGFWEQAGYHNRANVWKEERFARG, from the coding sequence ATGTTCGACCTCTCCAAAGATCGCCGAGAAGAAGAAGCCCGCGTGCGTAGCGAAGGCCGCCTGCCCCCGGGCCAATCGCTGACGCAGAAGTTCCCGGTCTTGCATTACGGCCCGGTGCCGCGCTTCGACCCGCAAACCTGGGATCTGCGCGTGTGGGGCGAGGTGGAGACCGAGCAGCGCTGGAGCTGGGATGAGTTCCGCAAGCTGCCGCGCCGCAAAGTGGTGATGGATCTGCACTGCGTTACGCGCTGGAGCAAGTTCGATACGGAGTGGGAAGGTGTGGCCCTGAAGGATCTGGTAGCGGCGGGCCTGATCAAGCTCAAGCCGAGCGCCAAACACCTGCTGCAGCACGCCGAGTATGGCTTCACCGTCAACATCCCTATAGAAGTAGCCCTGGCCGATAACTTCCTGCTGGCAGATACCTTTAACGGGCAGTCGCTCGATCCTGATCACGGCCTGCCGTTGCGTGGCATCGTTGGGTATCTGCGCGGCCGCGAAGATTTAGAGACGCCCTACCTATGGAAAGGTGCCAAGTGGTTGCGCGGCCTGGAATTTCTAGCCGAAGACCAGCAAGGCTTCTGGGAACAGGCCGGCTATCACAACCGCGCCAACGTATGGAAAGAAGAACGCTTCGCCCGCGGCTAG
- the gatA gene encoding Asp-tRNA(Asn)/Glu-tRNA(Gln) amidotransferase subunit GatA, with translation MSALHELNATAALAGLRAGDFSSEELTRAYLERIANHNARLNAYLYVAAESALQAAADADRQYTAARRTGATTPPLLGLPIAVKDVLAVAGMPATCGSRILEQFVPSYTATSVQRLLDAGVVILGKTNTDEFAMGSSTENSAYGVTLNPWDESRVPGGSSGGSAAAVAARLAPVALGTDTGGSVRQPAAFCGLTGLKTTYGRVSRYGLVAFGSSLDTVGVLAREAGDAHLILDVMGGYDPRDATTVEEIPNLAAPAGNSLAGLKIGVPQEYFIEGLSAEVETSVRVAIAQLEALGAEVLPVSLPHTEYALPVYYIIAPAEASANLARFDGVRYGLRAPQADLMDMFTHTRGEGFGPEVKRRIMIGAYALSAGYYDAYYGQAQKVRALIRQDFDNVFTKVDLIAAPATPSTAFRIGAHGSDPLEMYLEDVFTLPANLAGVPGLSLCAGFDAQGLPIGLQLLAPHFADERLLAVAAAYQSVTDWHQRGPAL, from the coding sequence GTGAGTGCGCTGCACGAACTGAACGCCACCGCCGCGTTGGCCGGCCTGCGCGCCGGAGACTTCTCCAGCGAAGAGTTGACCCGCGCCTACCTGGAGCGCATCGCCAATCACAATGCGCGCTTGAACGCCTACCTGTATGTAGCCGCCGAGAGCGCCTTGCAGGCCGCGGCGGACGCTGATCGCCAGTACACTGCGGCGCGCCGCACGGGCGCCACAACGCCGCCGTTGCTCGGCCTGCCGATTGCCGTGAAAGATGTGCTCGCCGTGGCGGGCATGCCGGCGACTTGTGGCTCGCGCATACTCGAACAGTTTGTGCCGAGTTACACCGCCACCAGCGTACAACGCCTGCTGGATGCGGGAGTGGTAATTCTGGGCAAAACCAATACCGATGAATTTGCCATGGGCTCCTCCACCGAGAACTCGGCCTATGGCGTGACGCTAAATCCCTGGGATGAAAGCCGCGTCCCCGGCGGCAGCAGCGGTGGCAGCGCCGCCGCCGTGGCCGCCCGCCTGGCGCCGGTGGCGCTCGGCACTGATACCGGCGGCAGTGTGCGCCAACCCGCGGCGTTTTGTGGCCTCACCGGGCTCAAGACCACCTATGGCCGCGTCTCGCGCTACGGTTTGGTGGCGTTTGGCTCCTCGCTGGATACGGTGGGCGTGCTAGCGCGCGAGGCCGGCGATGCGCACCTCATTTTGGATGTAATGGGCGGCTATGACCCTCGCGATGCCACCACCGTGGAAGAGATCCCCAACTTGGCCGCACCCGCCGGCAATTCACTGGCGGGGCTCAAGATCGGCGTGCCGCAGGAATACTTTATTGAGGGGCTCTCGGCCGAAGTGGAAACCAGTGTACGCGTCGCCATTGCCCAGCTTGAAGCGCTAGGCGCTGAGGTGCTGCCAGTAAGCCTGCCGCACACGGAATACGCGCTGCCGGTGTATTACATCATCGCCCCGGCGGAGGCCTCCGCCAACCTGGCGCGCTTTGACGGCGTGCGCTACGGCCTGCGCGCCCCTCAGGCAGATTTAATGGATATGTTCACCCACACCCGCGGCGAAGGCTTTGGCCCAGAGGTCAAGCGCCGTATCATGATTGGCGCCTATGCCCTCTCCGCTGGGTATTACGATGCCTACTACGGCCAGGCGCAAAAGGTGCGCGCCCTCATCCGCCAGGATTTTGACAATGTGTTCACAAAAGTGGACTTGATCGCCGCGCCAGCCACTCCCAGCACGGCATTTCGCATCGGGGCGCACGGTAGTGATCCCCTCGAAATGTACCTGGAAGATGTATTTACCCTGCCGGCCAACCTGGCCGGGGTGCCCGGGCTGAGCCTGTGCGCCGGCTTTGATGCGCAAGGGCTACCGATCGGCTTGCAGTTGCTGGCGCCCCACTTTGCCGATGAACGTTTGCTGGCGGTGGCCGCCGCCTACCAAAGCGTCACCGATTGGCACCAACGGGGGCCGGCATTATGA
- the gatC gene encoding Asp-tRNA(Asn)/Glu-tRNA(Gln) amidotransferase subunit GatC: MPLSKQDVDHIAQLARLHLSDEEQERYRQQLSDILDHVSKLQELDTTDVPAMASIVVPQSRLRPDEPAAAMPRTDLLANAPEAAEQQFKVPPVLDGDA; encoded by the coding sequence ATGCCGTTATCTAAACAAGATGTAGACCACATTGCGCAATTAGCGCGCTTGCATTTAAGTGACGAAGAGCAGGAGCGCTATCGCCAGCAGCTCTCTGACATCCTCGATCATGTGAGCAAATTGCAGGAACTCGACACCACGGATGTGCCGGCGATGGCCAGTATTGTCGTGCCGCAAAGCCGCCTGCGGCCAGACGAGCCGGCGGCGGCCATGCCGCGCACCGACCTGCTGGCCAACGCCCCCGAGGCGGCTGAGCAGCAGTTTAAAGTGCCGCCGGTTTTGGACGGTGACGCGTGA
- a CDS encoding metal-dependent hydrolase: MTTFTWYGHATCGFEINGLHIVVDPFFRQNAQASIAMEDVPADYVLVSHGHWDHSGDVEPIVQRTGAMIIANDEIARYYAAKGYKTHGQHIGGGYHHPFGYLKLTHAAHGSGFPDGFPGGTASGFLLSTPEGKKVYLACDTGLFGDMALIGDEGVDFAALPIGDNFTMGPDDALKAVKLLRPRRVIPYHSSTWEVIKQDEPAWVARVNAETDAQAFLMQPGDTLEI; this comes from the coding sequence ATGACCACATTTACCTGGTATGGCCACGCCACCTGTGGCTTTGAGATCAATGGTCTGCATATTGTTGTCGATCCCTTCTTTCGCCAAAACGCCCAGGCTAGCATCGCAATGGAGGACGTGCCCGCCGATTACGTGTTAGTAAGCCACGGCCACTGGGACCACTCCGGGGATGTGGAGCCGATCGTGCAGCGCACCGGGGCGATGATCATTGCCAATGATGAGATTGCGCGCTACTATGCCGCCAAGGGCTACAAAACGCACGGCCAGCACATTGGCGGCGGCTATCATCATCCGTTTGGCTACCTGAAGCTCACCCATGCCGCCCACGGCTCCGGCTTTCCGGATGGCTTCCCCGGTGGCACGGCCAGCGGCTTCCTGCTCAGCACCCCGGAGGGCAAGAAGGTGTACCTGGCCTGCGATACGGGCCTGTTTGGCGATATGGCGCTGATTGGCGACGAAGGCGTGGATTTCGCCGCCCTGCCCATCGGCGATAACTTCACCATGGGGCCAGACGATGCGCTCAAAGCGGTCAAGCTCTTGCGCCCCAGGCGCGTCATACCGTACCACTCCTCCACCTGGGAAGTGATCAAGCAAGACGAGCCCGCCTGGGTGGCCCGCGTCAACGCCGAGACGGATGCACAGGCCTTCCTGATGCAGCCCGGCGATACGCTGGAGATTTAA
- a CDS encoding M3 family oligoendopeptidase yields the protein MTEYTLSRWSLADLFPGADSAEMKAAIKKLESNVAAFEKQREKLTDAISVDDFKAIITQMEQNTRLAVRIDQFAGLWFSEDTQNQEAQAFQARVDQLMAELSNKTLFFSIWWKALDEPIAAKLQASAGAEFEYWLRQIRNFKPYTLTEAEEKIINLKDVTGAKAMQALYSAITDRYVFKVEVDGESKEFTRGELMKLVYSPNPDHRRDAYQELYRVYANDAPILGQMYQTVTRDWKSENLDLRKFNSAISVRNLSNDISDEVVDTLLGVSEENTRIFQRFFKMKAKLLGMEKLRRYDIYAPVAASTKEFSYNKAVELTLESFGNFDPRLAEISRRIFDAGHVDSEVRKGKRGGAFCSSADPANLPWVLINYTGAARDVSTLAHEFGHAVHAVLAEKHNVFNFHSSLPLAETASTFGEMLLIERLLEEETDPAVRRDILFGQVDDAYATIMRQVGFALFERQAHAMVSQGASVDDLSAAYMANLNNQFGDALEIADEFKYEWVSIPHIFYYPFYVYAYSFGQLLVFSLYQQYKAEGDAFKPRYIQLLSAGGSDSPENILKNAGVDIKDPAFWQGGYDVVSNMVDQLEKLA from the coding sequence ATGACTGAATACACCCTTAGCCGTTGGTCCCTGGCTGACCTCTTCCCCGGTGCAGACAGCGCCGAGATGAAGGCGGCCATCAAGAAGCTGGAGAGCAACGTGGCCGCGTTTGAAAAACAGCGCGAGAAGCTCACCGATGCGATCAGCGTTGATGACTTCAAAGCCATCATCACGCAGATGGAGCAAAACACCCGCCTGGCGGTGCGCATCGATCAGTTCGCCGGCCTGTGGTTCAGCGAGGACACGCAGAATCAAGAGGCGCAAGCCTTCCAGGCACGCGTAGACCAGCTGATGGCGGAGTTGAGCAACAAAACGCTCTTCTTCAGCATCTGGTGGAAGGCGCTGGATGAGCCTATCGCCGCCAAACTGCAAGCCAGCGCCGGGGCCGAGTTTGAGTACTGGTTACGCCAGATCCGTAACTTCAAGCCGTACACGCTCACCGAAGCCGAAGAGAAGATCATCAACCTCAAAGACGTCACCGGGGCCAAGGCAATGCAGGCGCTGTACTCCGCCATCACCGATCGCTACGTCTTCAAAGTAGAGGTAGACGGCGAGAGCAAAGAGTTCACGCGTGGCGAGCTGATGAAGCTGGTCTACAGCCCCAACCCCGACCATCGCCGCGATGCCTACCAGGAGCTCTACCGCGTCTATGCCAACGATGCGCCCATCCTCGGCCAGATGTACCAAACGGTCACGCGTGACTGGAAGTCTGAGAATCTCGATCTGCGCAAATTCAATAGCGCCATCTCGGTGCGCAACCTCAGCAACGACATCTCCGATGAGGTCGTCGATACCCTGCTGGGCGTATCTGAAGAGAATACGCGTATCTTCCAGCGCTTCTTCAAAATGAAAGCCAAGCTGCTCGGCATGGAGAAGCTGCGCCGCTACGATATCTATGCCCCGGTGGCCGCTTCCACCAAGGAATTCTCCTACAACAAAGCCGTAGAGCTCACCCTGGAATCCTTCGGCAACTTTGACCCGCGGTTGGCTGAGATTTCGCGCCGTATCTTTGACGCAGGCCACGTGGATAGCGAAGTGCGCAAGGGCAAGCGCGGCGGGGCCTTCTGCTCCTCAGCTGACCCGGCCAACCTGCCCTGGGTGCTGATCAACTACACCGGCGCCGCCCGCGATGTCTCCACCCTGGCGCACGAGTTCGGCCACGCCGTGCACGCCGTGCTGGCAGAGAAGCACAACGTGTTCAACTTCCATTCCTCGTTGCCGCTGGCCGAAACCGCCTCCACCTTCGGCGAGATGCTGCTCATCGAACGCCTGCTGGAGGAGGAGACTGACCCGGCCGTGCGCCGAGACATCCTCTTCGGCCAGGTGGATGACGCCTACGCCACGATCATGCGCCAGGTGGGTTTTGCGCTCTTCGAGCGCCAGGCCCACGCCATGGTCAGCCAGGGCGCCAGTGTGGATGATCTCTCGGCCGCCTACATGGCCAATTTGAACAACCAGTTTGGCGATGCGCTGGAGATCGCCGACGAGTTCAAGTACGAGTGGGTTTCCATCCCGCACATCTTCTATTATCCCTTCTACGTGTATGCCTATTCCTTCGGCCAACTGCTGGTGTTCTCGCTGTACCAGCAATACAAGGCCGAGGGGGATGCGTTCAAGCCGCGCTACATCCAATTGCTGTCTGCGGGCGGCTCGGACTCGCCGGAGAACATCCTCAAGAACGCCGGCGTAGACATCAAAGACCCAGCCTTCTGGCAGGGTGGCTACGATGTCGTTTCCAATATGGTCGATCAGCTCGAGAAACTGGCCTAA